The following coding sequences are from one Streptomyces sp. NBC_01294 window:
- a CDS encoding aminotransferase class I/II-fold pyridoxal phosphate-dependent enzyme produces MLGEYRITGRRTADIAASVEAGVASGALPPGSLLPPMRELAGHLGVNPNTVAAAYRTLRERGVIETDGRRGSRVRARPSSTPRDALRMAVPAGVRDLAQGNPDVALLPALDGALAAAARRYAQSPTLYGEDPVVPDLARLARAGLDADGVAPGPVAVTSGALDGMERVLVAHLRPGDAVAVEDPGWGGVLDLVPALGLRVLPVAVDEDGPRADAVARALAAGARALLVTSRAQNPTGAAVSAERAGELRELLADHPHVLVIEDDHGHGIVDLPLHSLGGVTGHWALIRSTAKAYGPDLRLAVLTGDAVTLDRVRGRQRLGPGWVSRLLQYAVVDLWTSGAVDPAAVARSYAERRDGLVGALRERGVRAYGRSGLNVWVPVADETVVVARLLAAGWAVSAGAIFRVEAGPGVRLTVSQLTVEEVPALADAVAAAVRSGVAGVRYD; encoded by the coding sequence GTGCTAGGAGAGTATCGGATCACTGGGCGGCGTACAGCGGATATTGCGGCGAGCGTCGAGGCGGGCGTGGCGTCGGGCGCGCTTCCGCCGGGATCGCTGCTGCCGCCGATGCGGGAGCTGGCCGGCCACCTGGGGGTCAACCCCAACACCGTGGCCGCCGCGTACCGGACGCTGCGCGAGCGCGGGGTCATCGAGACCGACGGGCGGCGCGGCAGCCGGGTGCGGGCCCGCCCCTCCAGCACGCCGCGGGACGCGTTGCGGATGGCGGTGCCGGCGGGCGTGCGGGACCTCGCGCAGGGCAATCCGGACGTGGCGCTGCTCCCGGCCCTGGACGGGGCGCTGGCGGCGGCCGCCCGGCGGTACGCGCAGAGCCCGACCCTCTACGGGGAGGACCCGGTCGTTCCGGATCTCGCCCGCCTCGCCCGGGCCGGCCTCGACGCGGACGGGGTGGCGCCCGGGCCGGTGGCGGTGACCTCGGGTGCGCTGGACGGGATGGAACGCGTCCTGGTCGCCCACCTGCGGCCGGGGGACGCGGTGGCGGTCGAGGACCCGGGGTGGGGCGGGGTGCTGGACCTGGTCCCGGCGCTCGGCCTGCGGGTGCTGCCGGTGGCGGTGGACGAGGACGGGCCGCGGGCCGACGCGGTGGCCCGGGCGCTGGCCGCCGGGGCGCGGGCGCTGCTGGTGACCTCGCGGGCGCAGAACCCGACGGGGGCCGCGGTGAGCGCGGAGCGGGCGGGGGAGCTGCGGGAGCTGCTGGCGGACCATCCCCACGTGCTGGTGATCGAGGACGACCACGGTCACGGGATCGTCGACCTGCCGTTGCACTCGCTGGGCGGGGTGACCGGGCACTGGGCGCTGATCCGCTCGACGGCGAAGGCGTACGGGCCGGACCTGCGGCTCGCCGTGCTCACGGGGGACGCGGTGACGCTGGACCGGGTACGGGGGCGGCAGCGGCTGGGGCCGGGGTGGGTCAGCCGGCTGCTGCAGTACGCGGTGGTGGACCTGTGGACCTCGGGCGCGGTGGACCCGGCGGCGGTGGCCCGCTCCTACGCGGAACGGCGGGACGGGCTGGTCGGGGCGCTGCGGGAGCGGGGGGTGCGGGCGTACGGGCGGAGCGGGCTGAACGTCTGGGTGCCGGTGGCCGACGAGACGGTGGTGGTCGCGAGGCTGCTGGCCGCGGGATGGGCGGTGTCCGCCGGGGCCATCTTCCGGGTCGAGGCGGGACCGGGAGTACGGCTGACGGTGTCGCAGCTGACGGTCGAGGAGGTGCCGGCGCTGGCGGACGCGGTGGCCGCGGCGGTCCGCTCGGGTGTGGCGGGCGTCCGGTACGACTGA
- a CDS encoding PhzF family phenazine biosynthesis protein, with product MRIRIVDAFTDRPFHGNPAGVLLFDTAFPPDAWLQQVAAEVNLSETAFAHPLPPGGDADWALRWFTPAAEVDMCGHATLATAHVLATGGLATGLIRFSARCGVLTAETAEDGTITMDFPTSSLTPVQAPTAVDHALGGAPILSVHDTSAHLGDLLIELADEKTVRELDPDHGALRAFAKRGVIVTAAAEDPSLGYDFVSRGFFPAFGIDEDPVTGSAHTALAPFWAQRLGRTELTGLQGGARQGLVRVTLAGDRTLLTGHAVTVLDGELFASPPGAGRAG from the coding sequence ATGCGCATCCGAATCGTCGACGCCTTCACCGACCGCCCCTTTCACGGGAACCCCGCCGGAGTCCTGCTCTTCGACACCGCGTTCCCCCCGGACGCCTGGCTCCAGCAGGTCGCCGCCGAGGTGAACCTCTCCGAGACCGCCTTCGCCCACCCGCTGCCGCCCGGCGGGGACGCCGACTGGGCGCTGCGCTGGTTCACCCCGGCAGCCGAGGTCGACATGTGCGGCCACGCCACGCTCGCCACGGCGCACGTGCTGGCCACCGGCGGCCTCGCCACGGGACTGATCCGTTTCTCCGCGCGCTGCGGCGTCCTCACGGCCGAGACCGCCGAGGACGGCACGATCACGATGGACTTCCCGACGTCGTCACTGACGCCGGTCCAGGCACCGACCGCCGTGGACCACGCGCTCGGCGGGGCGCCGATCCTCTCCGTGCACGACACGTCCGCGCACCTCGGCGACCTGCTGATCGAGCTCGCCGACGAGAAGACCGTCCGCGAACTGGATCCGGACCACGGCGCCCTGCGCGCCTTCGCCAAGCGGGGGGTGATCGTCACCGCGGCGGCCGAGGACCCCTCCCTCGGGTACGACTTCGTCTCCCGGGGCTTCTTCCCGGCCTTCGGGATCGACGAGGACCCGGTGACCGGCAGCGCCCACACCGCGCTCGCCCCGTTCTGGGCGCAGCGCCTGGGCCGTACCGAGCTGACCGGCCTCCAGGGAGGTGCGCGACAGGGGCTCGTACGGGTGACCCTGGCGGGCGACCGCACCCTGCTGACGGGGCACGCGGTCACCGTGCTCGACGGAGAGCTGTTCGCGTCCCCGCCCGGGGCCGGACGGGCGGGATGA
- a CDS encoding PadR family transcriptional regulator, translating to MRSHGQHGHGPDHGHEHGRGHGHCGPDRREGFPGRRAAFGPFGPPFGGGPFGGRGGRGGPRGRARRGDVRASILALLADRPMHGYEMIQEIGERSGGAWKPSPGSVYPTLQLLEDEGLITNESEGGKKLFTLTDAGRAEAESGPDAPWADAGRGFDFEAMQEVRTAGIGLMEAFGQVFKTGTPEQREKAVGVINDARKKLYLILADEH from the coding sequence ATGCGTTCACACGGACAGCACGGACACGGCCCCGACCACGGGCATGAGCACGGGCGGGGCCACGGTCACTGCGGGCCCGATCGTCGGGAGGGGTTTCCGGGACGGCGCGCCGCCTTTGGGCCGTTCGGGCCGCCCTTCGGCGGTGGGCCCTTCGGTGGCCGCGGCGGGCGCGGGGGGCCGCGGGGCCGGGCGCGGCGCGGTGACGTGCGCGCCTCGATCCTGGCGCTCCTCGCCGACCGGCCGATGCACGGCTACGAGATGATCCAGGAGATCGGCGAGCGCAGCGGCGGGGCCTGGAAGCCCAGCCCGGGCTCGGTCTATCCGACCCTGCAGCTGCTCGAGGACGAGGGGCTCATCACCAACGAGAGCGAGGGCGGCAAGAAGCTGTTCACGCTCACCGACGCCGGCCGCGCCGAGGCCGAGTCGGGCCCGGACGCCCCGTGGGCGGATGCCGGGCGCGGCTTCGACTTCGAGGCGATGCAGGAGGTCCGGACGGCCGGGATCGGCCTGATGGAGGCCTTCGGGCAGGTCTTCAAGACCGGCACGCCCGAGCAGCGGGAGAAGGCGGTGGGGGTCATCAACGACGCCCGCAAGAAGCTCTACCTGATCCTGGCCGACGAGCACTGA
- a CDS encoding DMT family transporter: MYLVVAGAAWGTAGAAASLLFLASDLGPLSLSFWRCAGGLVVLLGVLAVRRPRPGTGRVRPSAGSLIGTGLLFTLFQAAYFAAVQETGLAVGTVVTLGAGPVLIALGARRWMGERLGRGGLVAVVGALAGLAVLVLGSGGGEVRPLGVGWALLSAGGYAGMTLRARWLGQRGAGGDPLVTTAWSVAVGTVCLLPLAAVEGLLPHTADLGRVLWLLVYVATVPTALAYALYFTGAAAVRAATVSVIMLIEPVSAAVIAVALLGERLTFAVVLGTVLLLTAVGALIAAEARRPAAGPTAVPQRPRSTRSTRSTRSTQSPESAQSALT; encoded by the coding sequence ATGTACCTCGTCGTCGCCGGAGCCGCCTGGGGCACCGCCGGGGCGGCCGCCTCGCTCCTCTTCCTGGCCAGTGACCTCGGCCCGCTCTCCCTGTCGTTCTGGCGGTGCGCGGGCGGGCTCGTGGTGCTGCTGGGGGTGCTCGCCGTACGCAGGCCCCGGCCCGGCACGGGGCGGGTGCGGCCCTCGGCGGGCTCGCTGATCGGGACGGGCCTGCTGTTCACGCTCTTCCAGGCCGCCTACTTCGCCGCCGTGCAGGAGACCGGCCTCGCGGTCGGCACCGTGGTCACCCTCGGCGCCGGGCCCGTGCTCATCGCGCTGGGGGCGCGCCGCTGGATGGGCGAGCGGCTCGGCCGCGGCGGCCTGGTCGCCGTCGTCGGGGCGCTGGCCGGGCTGGCCGTCCTGGTGCTGGGCAGCGGGGGCGGTGAGGTGCGGCCGCTCGGCGTCGGCTGGGCGCTGCTGTCGGCCGGCGGGTACGCGGGGATGACCCTGCGGGCCCGGTGGCTCGGGCAGCGCGGTGCGGGCGGGGACCCGCTGGTGACCACCGCCTGGTCGGTCGCCGTGGGCACGGTGTGCCTGCTGCCGCTCGCCGCGGTGGAGGGGCTGCTGCCGCACACCGCCGACCTCGGGCGGGTGCTCTGGCTGCTGGTGTACGTGGCCACCGTGCCGACGGCGCTGGCGTACGCGCTCTACTTCACCGGGGCCGCGGCCGTACGGGCCGCGACCGTGTCGGTGATCATGCTGATCGAGCCGGTGAGCGCGGCGGTCATCGCCGTCGCGCTCCTCGGGGAGCGGCTGACCTTCGCCGTGGTGCTGGGCACCGTACTGCTGCTGACGGCGGTGGGAGCCCTGATCGCCGCGGAAGCCCGGCGTCCGGCGGCTGGTCCCACCGCCGTGCCGCAACGTCCTCGGAGCACTCGGAGCACTCGGAGCACTCGGAGCACGCAGAGTCCTGAGAGCGCTCAGAGTGCGCTGACGTAG
- a CDS encoding type II toxin-antitoxin system Rv0910 family toxin has protein sequence MAEVTAESRIEASAAQLWSQLTDWDAYGQWSMTHTNFPKGGPETLAVGSTFAENMKMMGFPAEVVWTVSELEDERLFAITGKGPMGVAVLTRYTLTPDGGATTVRIDGEFTGAAVSLMAGKLKDSATAALNESLRKLAGLVA, from the coding sequence ATGGCTGAAGTCACCGCGGAATCACGCATCGAGGCGTCCGCCGCGCAGCTCTGGTCCCAGCTGACGGACTGGGACGCGTACGGGCAGTGGAGCATGACCCACACCAATTTCCCGAAGGGCGGCCCGGAGACCCTGGCGGTCGGATCCACCTTCGCCGAGAACATGAAGATGATGGGCTTCCCGGCCGAGGTCGTCTGGACCGTCTCGGAGCTGGAGGACGAGCGCCTCTTCGCCATCACCGGCAAGGGCCCGATGGGCGTGGCCGTCCTCACCCGGTACACCCTGACCCCGGACGGCGGGGCCACCACGGTCCGCATCGACGGCGAGTTCACCGGGGCCGCCGTCTCCCTGATGGCGGGCAAGCTCAAGGACTCGGCGACCGCCGCCCTGAACGAGTCGCTGCGCAAGCTGGCCGGCCTGGTCGCCTGA
- a CDS encoding glutamate-cysteine ligase family protein has protein sequence MGEKVVAGGFDLSDRQRYRRKLHECLEGLEILLAEKRFDRPKNMMGLEIELNLAGADGLPRMVNAQVLERIASPDFQTELGMFNLEVNVLPHRLGGRVFDQLAEELSAGLGYAHRQAAEIDAGVVMIGILPTISRADLVTANLSAVDRYSLLNEQILMMRGEDFTLDIDGVERLIWTSGSIVPEAACTSVQLHLQVTPARFSAVWNAAQAVAAAQIAVGANSPFLFGRELWRESRPPLFTQATDTRPPELQAQGVRPRTWFGERWVDSAYELFAENVRYFPSLLPICDEEEPLRVLAEGGVPGLQELVLHNGTVYRWNRPVYGVADGVPHLRVENRVLPAGPTVADVVANAAFYYGLVRTLADEPRPVWTRLPFAEAEANFDAACRYGIDARLRWPRRGRAGGLASVPAVRLILDELLPMAAAGLDAWGIEPADRDHYLGIIEERCRRRVNGATWQVDTYHRALATGLERDEALAATTRRYTELMHKGDPVHTWPVGLAEEVSASVPVVR, from the coding sequence ATGGGGGAGAAGGTCGTGGCGGGCGGATTCGACCTGTCCGATCGGCAGCGGTATCGAAGGAAGCTTCACGAGTGTCTGGAGGGACTGGAGATACTCCTGGCGGAGAAGAGGTTCGATCGCCCGAAGAACATGATGGGACTGGAGATCGAGCTGAATCTCGCGGGCGCCGACGGGTTGCCGAGAATGGTGAATGCCCAGGTGCTGGAGCGGATTGCGAGCCCCGATTTCCAGACCGAACTGGGAATGTTCAATCTTGAGGTCAACGTCCTTCCGCACCGGCTCGGCGGCCGGGTATTCGATCAGCTCGCCGAGGAACTCAGTGCGGGGCTGGGGTATGCCCACCGGCAGGCCGCGGAGATCGACGCCGGTGTGGTGATGATCGGTATTCTGCCGACGATCTCCCGCGCCGACCTGGTCACCGCGAACCTCTCGGCGGTGGACCGCTACTCGCTGCTGAACGAGCAGATCCTGATGATGCGCGGGGAGGACTTCACGCTCGACATCGACGGTGTGGAGCGGCTGATCTGGACCTCCGGGTCGATCGTGCCGGAGGCCGCCTGCACCTCCGTACAACTGCACCTGCAGGTGACGCCGGCCCGGTTCTCGGCGGTGTGGAACGCGGCCCAGGCGGTGGCCGCGGCGCAGATAGCCGTCGGCGCCAACTCGCCCTTCCTGTTCGGGCGCGAGCTGTGGCGGGAGTCGCGGCCACCGCTGTTCACGCAGGCCACCGACACCCGGCCGCCCGAGCTCCAGGCGCAGGGGGTCCGGCCGCGCACCTGGTTCGGGGAGCGGTGGGTGGACTCGGCGTACGAGCTCTTCGCCGAGAACGTCCGCTACTTCCCCTCCCTGCTGCCGATATGCGACGAGGAGGAGCCGCTGAGGGTGCTCGCCGAGGGCGGGGTGCCGGGGCTGCAGGAGCTGGTCCTGCACAACGGCACCGTCTACCGGTGGAACCGGCCCGTCTACGGGGTCGCGGACGGGGTGCCGCACCTGCGGGTGGAGAACCGGGTGCTGCCGGCCGGGCCGACGGTCGCCGACGTCGTCGCCAACGCCGCGTTCTACTACGGCCTCGTCCGCACGCTCGCCGACGAGCCGCGCCCGGTGTGGACCCGGCTCCCCTTCGCCGAGGCCGAGGCGAACTTCGACGCGGCCTGCAGGTACGGGATCGACGCGCGGCTGCGGTGGCCGCGCCGGGGCCGGGCCGGCGGGCTGGCGAGCGTGCCCGCCGTGCGGCTGATCCTGGACGAGCTGCTGCCGATGGCGGCGGCGGGGCTGGACGCCTGGGGCATCGAGCCCGCGGACCGGGACCACTACCTCGGCATCATCGAGGAGCGCTGCCGGCGGCGGGTGAACGGGGCGACCTGGCAGGTGGACACCTACCACCGGGCGCTCGCGACCGGGCTGGAGCGCGACGAGGCCCTGGCCGCGACCACCCGCAGGTACACCGAGCTGATGCACAAGGGCGACCCCGTGCACACCTGGCCCGTGGGCCTGGCGGAGGAGGTGAGCGCCTCGGTGCCGGTCGTGCGCTGA
- a CDS encoding DoxX family protein, which yields MTATLFPTVPRTTSGGSITPCDVGLPVLRVVLGVIMAVHGTQKLFQWFDGPGIRATGMFFSKAGYPAGESMAVIAGLTETLGGLGLILGLLTPLAAAGIVGVMINAVAVKWTGSVIGQEGVEFECLIIAGAVTLALTGPGLFALDRFVPVLRDHRVVHGVLALALGVVLAAVVLLVRD from the coding sequence ATGACCGCGACCCTCTTCCCCACCGTTCCCCGCACCACGTCCGGCGGCAGCATCACCCCCTGTGACGTCGGTCTGCCCGTGCTGCGCGTCGTACTCGGCGTGATCATGGCCGTCCACGGAACGCAGAAGCTGTTCCAGTGGTTCGACGGCCCCGGCATCAGGGCCACGGGCATGTTCTTCAGCAAGGCCGGCTACCCGGCGGGCGAGAGCATGGCGGTGATCGCGGGCCTGACCGAGACCCTCGGCGGCCTGGGCCTGATCCTCGGCCTGCTCACCCCACTGGCCGCCGCCGGCATCGTCGGCGTGATGATCAACGCCGTCGCGGTCAAGTGGACCGGATCGGTGATCGGCCAGGAAGGCGTCGAGTTCGAGTGCCTGATCATCGCGGGGGCCGTCACCCTCGCGCTGACCGGCCCGGGCCTCTTCGCCCTGGACCGGTTCGTGCCGGTGCTCCGCGACCACCGGGTGGTCCACGGCGTCCTCGCCCTCGCCCTGGGAGTCGTCCTGGCGGCCGTGGTGCTGCTGGTACGGGACTGA
- a CDS encoding pyridoxamine 5'-phosphate oxidase family protein — protein MTATPVTKTTGPADAPGPTESAGAYEPTALTVPSRSRDRARYDRETVHSILDQAYICHLGFVRDGAPVVLPTLYARVGEALYMHGSTGSRPLLAAGQADPGLAVCVTVTHLDGLVLARSAFHHSLNYRSVVVHGTARQVTDEAECRMALDAMVDAVVPGRSRDVRPANTRELAATAVIRVDLDEVSAKLRTGGPNDDAEDLNLPYWSGVVPVAPAYGTPVPAADLAPGIAVPDYVSAL, from the coding sequence ATGACCGCCACGCCTGTCACGAAGACGACCGGGCCGGCCGATGCGCCGGGGCCGACCGAATCGGCCGGCGCGTACGAGCCCACCGCCCTCACCGTCCCCAGCCGCTCCCGGGACCGGGCGCGCTACGACCGCGAGACGGTGCACTCGATACTCGACCAGGCCTACATCTGCCACCTCGGCTTCGTCCGCGACGGCGCGCCCGTGGTGCTGCCGACGCTGTACGCCCGGGTCGGCGAAGCGCTCTACATGCACGGCTCCACCGGCTCCCGCCCGCTGCTGGCGGCCGGCCAGGCCGATCCGGGTCTGGCCGTCTGCGTGACCGTGACCCACCTCGACGGCCTGGTGCTGGCCCGCTCCGCCTTCCACCACTCGCTCAACTACCGCTCGGTGGTCGTGCACGGCACCGCCCGCCAGGTCACCGACGAGGCGGAATGCCGGATGGCCCTGGACGCGATGGTCGACGCCGTCGTCCCGGGCCGCTCCCGCGACGTGCGGCCCGCCAACACCAGGGAGCTCGCCGCGACGGCGGTGATCCGCGTGGACCTGGACGAGGTGTCGGCGAAGCTCCGCACCGGCGGACCGAACGACGACGCCGAGGACCTGAACCTGCCCTACTGGTCGGGCGTGGTTCCGGTCGCGCCGGCCTACGGGACCCCCGTGCCCGCCGCGGACCTGGCCCCCGGCATCGCCGTCCCGGACTACGTCAGCGCACTCTGA
- a CDS encoding CPBP family intramembrane glutamic endopeptidase: MAGRESGVRAEPEPVFVGLGEDGRRSLLRTETLLVLALSLGASGFSALISFIGSLTKPGGLKDQAATLNGSYAPGRPWLDLAWQLFGIATALVPVLLVAHFLTREGAPGLRVLGFDRTRPLWDLGRGALVAAGIGSAGLAFYLGARATGFNLTVVPEALPDVWWKFPVLILSAIQNSVVEEVIVLAYLLRRLDQLGWSPMAALLASSVLRGSYHLYQGIGGFIGNVVMGVVFVLAYRRWGRVGPLVVAHALLDIVAFGGYALLAGKVGWLPTP; this comes from the coding sequence ATGGCAGGACGGGAGTCGGGCGTGCGGGCGGAGCCGGAGCCGGTGTTCGTGGGACTGGGCGAGGACGGACGGCGCAGCCTCCTGCGCACCGAGACACTGCTCGTCCTGGCGCTGTCGCTGGGCGCGAGCGGGTTCTCGGCGCTGATCAGCTTCATAGGCTCGCTCACCAAACCGGGCGGCCTCAAGGACCAGGCCGCCACGCTCAACGGCTCGTACGCCCCCGGCCGCCCCTGGCTGGACCTGGCCTGGCAGCTGTTCGGCATCGCGACCGCGCTGGTCCCCGTCCTGCTGGTGGCGCACTTCCTGACCCGCGAGGGCGCGCCCGGGCTGCGGGTCCTGGGCTTCGACCGCACCCGGCCCCTGTGGGACCTGGGCCGGGGCGCTCTCGTCGCGGCCGGGATCGGGAGCGCGGGGCTGGCCTTCTACCTGGGGGCCCGGGCCACCGGATTCAACCTCACGGTCGTGCCGGAGGCGCTGCCCGACGTGTGGTGGAAGTTCCCCGTACTGATCCTCTCCGCGATCCAGAACTCCGTGGTGGAGGAGGTCATCGTGCTGGCCTACCTGCTGCGCCGGCTCGACCAGCTGGGCTGGTCGCCGATGGCCGCGCTGCTGGCCAGCTCCGTGCTGCGCGGCTCCTACCACCTCTACCAGGGCATCGGCGGATTCATCGGCAACGTGGTGATGGGCGTCGTCTTCGTCCTCGCCTACCGCCGCTGGGGACGGGTGGGGCCGCTCGTCGTCGCCCATGCGCTGCTCGACATCGTGGCCTTCGGCGGGTACGCCCTGCTCGCGGGCAAGGTGGGCTGGCTGCCGACGCCGTGA
- a CDS encoding EamA family transporter, with protein sequence MQASGRNAGLGLALVSAFAFGGSGVAAKPLIEAGLDPLHMVWLRVAGAALVLSPLAWRHRDLVLRRPALLAGFGLVAVAGVQAFYFASLSRIPVGVALLLEYLGPALLLGYIRFVQRKPVTRGAAAGAAVAVVGLACVVEIWAGLSLDLLGVLFGLAAACCQAFYFVFADQGSDGEDAPDPLGVIAYGMLVGTLVMTVIARPWEIDWQVLGGQASMGGTMMPAPVLLAWVVLVATVFAYLTGVVSVRRLSPQVAGVVAFLEAVVATVLAWILLGEHLSTWQIVGGGLVLGGAFIAQSSRAAAGPPAAGPPAAVSPAAAPADQAALDRETTTA encoded by the coding sequence ATGCAAGCGTCAGGGAGAAATGCCGGACTGGGCCTCGCCCTCGTCTCGGCGTTCGCGTTCGGTGGTTCCGGAGTGGCGGCGAAGCCGCTGATCGAGGCGGGTCTGGACCCCCTCCACATGGTGTGGCTCAGGGTGGCCGGGGCAGCGCTCGTGCTGTCCCCGCTTGCCTGGCGCCACCGTGACCTCGTCCTGCGCAGGCCCGCGCTGCTCGCGGGCTTCGGGCTGGTCGCGGTCGCGGGCGTGCAGGCCTTCTACTTCGCCTCCCTGTCCCGGATCCCGGTCGGCGTGGCCCTGCTGCTGGAGTACCTGGGCCCGGCGCTGCTGCTCGGCTACATCCGCTTCGTGCAGCGCAAGCCCGTGACGCGCGGCGCCGCCGCGGGCGCGGCTGTGGCCGTCGTGGGCCTGGCCTGCGTGGTCGAGATCTGGGCCGGGCTGAGCCTGGACCTGCTCGGCGTGCTCTTCGGCCTCGCCGCCGCCTGCTGCCAGGCCTTCTACTTCGTCTTCGCGGACCAGGGCTCCGACGGCGAAGACGCACCCGACCCGCTCGGGGTGATCGCGTACGGCATGCTCGTCGGCACCCTGGTGATGACGGTGATCGCCCGGCCGTGGGAGATCGACTGGCAAGTGCTGGGCGGGCAGGCCTCCATGGGCGGCACGATGATGCCCGCGCCGGTGCTGCTCGCCTGGGTGGTGCTCGTCGCGACCGTCTTCGCCTATCTGACCGGGGTGGTCTCGGTGCGCCGGCTGTCGCCCCAGGTCGCGGGCGTCGTGGCCTTCCTCGAGGCGGTCGTCGCCACCGTGCTGGCCTGGATCCTGCTCGGCGAGCACCTCTCGACCTGGCAGATCGTCGGCGGCGGTCTGGTGCTGGGCGGTGCCTTCATCGCCCAGTCCTCCCGGGCGGCCGCCGGCCCGCCGGCCGCGGGTCCCCCGGCCGCCGTTTCACCGGCCGCGGCCCCGGCCGACCAGGCCGCGCTGGACCGCGAGACCACCACCGCCTAG